A single window of Doryrhamphus excisus isolate RoL2022-K1 chromosome 5, RoL_Dexc_1.0, whole genome shotgun sequence DNA harbors:
- the htr2b gene encoding 5-hydroxytryptamine receptor 2B isoform X2 produces MDMERIVSCSLLGGVQILTLDRQAALFCHLGEHKLFLEGHKSKFFGTHSQVDSGWPLPDFVCPIWLFLDVLFSTASIMHLCAISLDRYIAIKKPIQHSQYKSRAKAMGKIALVWIISICIAIPIPIKGLQNYHPKNNITFNSNHTCLLKTDTFREFIMFGSMAAFFVPLVIMMVIYLLTVHVLRKKVYLLRSKVIQRLSSQTAVSAIFQREHPATTHQVDPLNVLESRFPRMQETPNAGATNPPIGGDVPFRRMSTMGKKSMQTLSNEQRASKVLGIVFLLFVVMWCPFFITNVTSVLCTSCDVNIISRLMEIFVWVGYVSSGINPLVYTLFNKTFREAFTRCITCNYKTCIRHRPDRDPKTSTANRTLTGISFKSSMAENSKLLMKRGVKNGIGAVSNQSPVRRQQSPVQPSRVVLLDSVHLAENYDAKQEEYVSRL; encoded by the exons ATGGACATGGAGAGAATTGTCTCATGTTCTCTTTTGGGAGGGGTACAAATATTAACGCTGGACCGTCAGGCTGCTCTTTTCTGTCATTTGGGTGAACACAAACTCTTTTTGGAAGGCCATAAGAGCAAGTTTTTTGGGACACATTCACAAGTAG ATTCCGGTTGGCCACTCCCGGACTTTGTGTGCCCTATTTGGCTCTTCCTGGATGTGCTGTTTTCAACTGCATCCATCATGCACCTGTGTGCCATCTCACTGGATCGCTACATTGCCATCAAGAAGCCGATACAGCACAGCCAGTACAAATCCAGAGCCAAGGCGATGGGCAAGATAGCACTGGTGTGGATTATATCCATTT GTATAGCAATCCCGATTCCAATCAAGGGGCTCCAGAACTACCATCCGAAAAACAACATCACGTTCAACAGCAACCACACGTGCTTGCTAAAAACTGATACCTTTCGGGAGTTCATTATGTTTGGCTCCATGGCGGCATTCTTCGTTCCTTTGGTCATAATGATGGTCATCTACCTTCTGACTGTGCACGTTTTGCGCAAAAAGGTATATTTGCTCAGGTCAAAGGTGATCCAGCGCTTGAGCAGCCAGACCGCCGTGTCCGCCATTTTCCAAAGGGAACATCCTGCGACCACGCATCAAGTCGATCCGCTTAATGTGCTGGAAAGCCGATTTCCCAGGATGCAAGAAACACCCAATGCGGGCGCAACAAACCCTCCAATAGGCGGGGACGTGCCCTTCCGCAGAATGTCCACCATGGGAAAGAAGTCGATGCAGACGCTAAGCAACGAGCAACGCGCCTCGAAGGTGCTGGGCATAGTCTTCCTCCTGTTTGTCGTCATGTGGTGCCCCTTCTTCATTACCAACGTCACATCTGTGCTGTGTACCAGCTGCGATGTCAACATCATCTCCCGGCTTATGGAGATCTTTGTCTGGGTGGGCTACGTGTCGTCGGGGATCAACCCGCTGGTTTACACACTCTTCAACAAGACGTTCCGAGAAGCGTTCACACGCTGCATTACTTGTAATTATAAAACCTGCATAAGGCATCGGCCAGACAGGGATCCGAAAACCTCGACCGCAAATCGGACCCTTACGGGAATTTCATTTAAATCATCCATGGCAGAAAACTCCAAACTGCTCATGAAGCGGGGCGTGAAGAACGGCATCGGGGCGGTGAGCAACCAAAGCCCGGTGAGACGCCAACAGTCACCTGTTCAACCAAGTCGTGTCGTTTTGTTAGACTCGGTGCACTTGGCTGAAAACTACGACGCCAAGCAGGAAGAATATGTGAGCCGTTTATGA
- the htr2b gene encoding 5-hydroxytryptamine receptor 2B isoform X3 has translation MSQSVVAPLGADSSLSEAPGVQLKWAALLIVMVIIPTIGGNILVILAVSLEKKLQNATNYFLMSLAVADLLVGLLVMPIALVTVLYSIAIPIPIKGLQNYHPKNNITFNSNHTCLLKTDTFREFIMFGSMAAFFVPLVIMMVIYLLTVHVLRKKVYLLRSKVIQRLSSQTAVSAIFQREHPATTHQVDPLNVLESRFPRMQETPNAGATNPPIGGDVPFRRMSTMGKKSMQTLSNEQRASKVLGIVFLLFVVMWCPFFITNVTSVLCTSCDVNIISRLMEIFVWVGYVSSGINPLVYTLFNKTFREAFTRCITCNYKTCIRHRPDRDPKTSTANRTLTGISFKSSMAENSKLLMKRGVKNGIGAVSNQSPVRRQQSPVQPSRVVLLDSVHLAENYDAKQEEYVSRL, from the exons ATGTCCCAGTCAGTCGTGGCTCCACTGGGGGCTGACAGCTCGCTATCGGAAGCCCCTGGTGTTCAGCTGAAGTGGGCTGCCCTGCTTATTGTCATGGTCATCATTCCAACCATTGGAGGAAACATCCTTGTCATCCTTGCGGTGTCACTCGAGAAAAAATTGCAGAACGCCACCAACTATTTTCTGATGTCACTTGCTGTGGCTGATTTACTCGTGGGACTCCTGGTCATGCCCATCGCTCTGGTCACTGTCCTCTACA GTATAGCAATCCCGATTCCAATCAAGGGGCTCCAGAACTACCATCCGAAAAACAACATCACGTTCAACAGCAACCACACGTGCTTGCTAAAAACTGATACCTTTCGGGAGTTCATTATGTTTGGCTCCATGGCGGCATTCTTCGTTCCTTTGGTCATAATGATGGTCATCTACCTTCTGACTGTGCACGTTTTGCGCAAAAAGGTATATTTGCTCAGGTCAAAGGTGATCCAGCGCTTGAGCAGCCAGACCGCCGTGTCCGCCATTTTCCAAAGGGAACATCCTGCGACCACGCATCAAGTCGATCCGCTTAATGTGCTGGAAAGCCGATTTCCCAGGATGCAAGAAACACCCAATGCGGGCGCAACAAACCCTCCAATAGGCGGGGACGTGCCCTTCCGCAGAATGTCCACCATGGGAAAGAAGTCGATGCAGACGCTAAGCAACGAGCAACGCGCCTCGAAGGTGCTGGGCATAGTCTTCCTCCTGTTTGTCGTCATGTGGTGCCCCTTCTTCATTACCAACGTCACATCTGTGCTGTGTACCAGCTGCGATGTCAACATCATCTCCCGGCTTATGGAGATCTTTGTCTGGGTGGGCTACGTGTCGTCGGGGATCAACCCGCTGGTTTACACACTCTTCAACAAGACGTTCCGAGAAGCGTTCACACGCTGCATTACTTGTAATTATAAAACCTGCATAAGGCATCGGCCAGACAGGGATCCGAAAACCTCGACCGCAAATCGGACCCTTACGGGAATTTCATTTAAATCATCCATGGCAGAAAACTCCAAACTGCTCATGAAGCGGGGCGTGAAGAACGGCATCGGGGCGGTGAGCAACCAAAGCCCGGTGAGACGCCAACAGTCACCTGTTCAACCAAGTCGTGTCGTTTTGTTAGACTCGGTGCACTTGGCTGAAAACTACGACGCCAAGCAGGAAGAATATGTGAGCCGTTTATGA
- the htr2b gene encoding 5-hydroxytryptamine receptor 2B isoform X1: MSQSVVAPLGADSSLSEAPGVQLKWAALLIVMVIIPTIGGNILVILAVSLEKKLQNATNYFLMSLAVADLLVGLLVMPIALVTVLYNSGWPLPDFVCPIWLFLDVLFSTASIMHLCAISLDRYIAIKKPIQHSQYKSRAKAMGKIALVWIISICIAIPIPIKGLQNYHPKNNITFNSNHTCLLKTDTFREFIMFGSMAAFFVPLVIMMVIYLLTVHVLRKKVYLLRSKVIQRLSSQTAVSAIFQREHPATTHQVDPLNVLESRFPRMQETPNAGATNPPIGGDVPFRRMSTMGKKSMQTLSNEQRASKVLGIVFLLFVVMWCPFFITNVTSVLCTSCDVNIISRLMEIFVWVGYVSSGINPLVYTLFNKTFREAFTRCITCNYKTCIRHRPDRDPKTSTANRTLTGISFKSSMAENSKLLMKRGVKNGIGAVSNQSPVRRQQSPVQPSRVVLLDSVHLAENYDAKQEEYVSRL, from the exons ATGTCCCAGTCAGTCGTGGCTCCACTGGGGGCTGACAGCTCGCTATCGGAAGCCCCTGGTGTTCAGCTGAAGTGGGCTGCCCTGCTTATTGTCATGGTCATCATTCCAACCATTGGAGGAAACATCCTTGTCATCCTTGCGGTGTCACTCGAGAAAAAATTGCAGAACGCCACCAACTATTTTCTGATGTCACTTGCTGTGGCTGATTTACTCGTGGGACTCCTGGTCATGCCCATCGCTCTGGTCACTGTCCTCTACA ATTCCGGTTGGCCACTCCCGGACTTTGTGTGCCCTATTTGGCTCTTCCTGGATGTGCTGTTTTCAACTGCATCCATCATGCACCTGTGTGCCATCTCACTGGATCGCTACATTGCCATCAAGAAGCCGATACAGCACAGCCAGTACAAATCCAGAGCCAAGGCGATGGGCAAGATAGCACTGGTGTGGATTATATCCATTT GTATAGCAATCCCGATTCCAATCAAGGGGCTCCAGAACTACCATCCGAAAAACAACATCACGTTCAACAGCAACCACACGTGCTTGCTAAAAACTGATACCTTTCGGGAGTTCATTATGTTTGGCTCCATGGCGGCATTCTTCGTTCCTTTGGTCATAATGATGGTCATCTACCTTCTGACTGTGCACGTTTTGCGCAAAAAGGTATATTTGCTCAGGTCAAAGGTGATCCAGCGCTTGAGCAGCCAGACCGCCGTGTCCGCCATTTTCCAAAGGGAACATCCTGCGACCACGCATCAAGTCGATCCGCTTAATGTGCTGGAAAGCCGATTTCCCAGGATGCAAGAAACACCCAATGCGGGCGCAACAAACCCTCCAATAGGCGGGGACGTGCCCTTCCGCAGAATGTCCACCATGGGAAAGAAGTCGATGCAGACGCTAAGCAACGAGCAACGCGCCTCGAAGGTGCTGGGCATAGTCTTCCTCCTGTTTGTCGTCATGTGGTGCCCCTTCTTCATTACCAACGTCACATCTGTGCTGTGTACCAGCTGCGATGTCAACATCATCTCCCGGCTTATGGAGATCTTTGTCTGGGTGGGCTACGTGTCGTCGGGGATCAACCCGCTGGTTTACACACTCTTCAACAAGACGTTCCGAGAAGCGTTCACACGCTGCATTACTTGTAATTATAAAACCTGCATAAGGCATCGGCCAGACAGGGATCCGAAAACCTCGACCGCAAATCGGACCCTTACGGGAATTTCATTTAAATCATCCATGGCAGAAAACTCCAAACTGCTCATGAAGCGGGGCGTGAAGAACGGCATCGGGGCGGTGAGCAACCAAAGCCCGGTGAGACGCCAACAGTCACCTGTTCAACCAAGTCGTGTCGTTTTGTTAGACTCGGTGCACTTGGCTGAAAACTACGACGCCAAGCAGGAAGAATATGTGAGCCGTTTATGA
- the LOC131129523 gene encoding uncharacterized protein LOC131129523, with amino-acid sequence MSEDTRAQTEGDFEKTLALIGGRERIYLVSDACQSKEAGDSDAGVLQEFIRDLFHGGKDLQPISSSGVSEQSNVCTAKSGDITPLEKREDSRANTRGKTARREVSSSSLRRTIDYPTVVFLFRETFISCDRKQACLKEILKDVKARTKRAGRSTPALIGLVRTTADSAETQRCVRHLELLIRNVFPRHAPETIWVGSFVPGVESSALNIKRNFCRVIGSSSPTADISSSSSGNPLLWPFQCLFRPNGGGAANSSPTSKQRVPGDSESMEESIPLKTNSTSAGPNEEPVGGDC; translated from the exons ATGTCGGAGGACACGCGGGCCCAGACGGAGGGCGACTTTGAGAAGACTCTCGCGTTAATTGGCGGCCGTGAGAGGATATATTTGGTGAGTGACGCCTGCCAAAGCAAAGAAGCGGGCGACAGCGACGCCGGCGTCCTGCAGGAGTTCATCCGTGATTTGTTCCACGGCGGAAAGGACCTACAGCCGATTTCCTCCTCTGGTGTGAGCGAGCAAAGCAACGTTTGCACCGCGAAAAGCGGCGACATCACTCCGCTGGAGAAGCGCGAGGATTCACGCGCCAACACGCGGGGGAAGACGGCTCGGAGGGAGGTGAGCAGCTCCAGCCTCCGAAGAACCATCGACTACCCGACAGTCGTATTCCTCTTCCGGGAGACTTTCATCAGCTGCGATCGCAAGCAAGCGTGCTTGAAGGAGATACTAAAGGACGTCAAGGCCCGCACTAAACGAGCCGGCAGATCCACGCCGGCTTTGATCGGTTTAGTGCGAACCACGGCGGATAGCGCCGAGACGCAAAGGTGTGTGCGGCACCTGGAGCTCCTCATCCGAAACGTGTTCCCGAGACACGCACCGGAGACTATTTGGGTGGGCTCCTTCGTCCCCGGCGTGGAGAGCAGCGCGCTCAACATCAAGAGGAACTTCTGCAGAGTGATCGGTTCTTCTTCTCCGACAGCAG ATATTAGCAGCAGCAGTAGTGGGAACCCGCTGCTGTGGCCGTTCCAGTGTTTGTTCAGGCccaatggaggaggagcagccaACAGTTCTCCAACCAGCAAGCAAAGAG ttcCAGGTGATTCTGAAAGCATGGAGGAAAGCATTCCTTTGAAAACCAATTCCACATCCGCTGGGCCAAACGAGGAACCCGTTGGAGGAGACTGCTGA